A section of the Streptomyces sp. CG1 genome encodes:
- a CDS encoding SDR family NAD(P)-dependent oxidoreductase, giving the protein MPPIDLTGKAAVVTGSGRGLGLAYAHALAAHGASVVVNDIDAAVAEQAVKSLTEAGGTAVAEAVPVGTAEAADRLVQRAVEEFGRLDILVTNAGILRDKVLWKMTDDDFDAVLTTHLRGTFTCARSAAVRMRAQGEGGTLVLVGSPAGQRGNFGQTNYAAAKAGIAAMARTWSMELARADITVNAIVPVAATAMTETIPAFAPYIEALHDGEPLPPFLRQGEGFGTPEDCAALVPFLASEAARGITGQCIGIGGDKVALWSHPQEIRVAYADGGWTPQTLADAFPASVGAELQTVGIPAPKLPEA; this is encoded by the coding sequence GTGCCCCCCATCGATCTGACCGGCAAGGCCGCCGTCGTCACCGGCAGTGGCCGTGGCCTCGGCCTGGCCTATGCGCATGCCCTCGCCGCCCACGGCGCGTCCGTCGTCGTCAACGACATCGACGCAGCCGTGGCCGAACAGGCCGTCAAGTCCCTCACCGAGGCCGGTGGCACCGCCGTCGCCGAAGCGGTCCCGGTCGGCACCGCGGAGGCCGCCGACCGGCTGGTGCAGCGCGCCGTCGAGGAGTTCGGCCGGCTCGACATCCTCGTCACCAACGCGGGCATCCTGCGCGACAAGGTGCTCTGGAAGATGACCGACGACGACTTCGACGCGGTGCTCACCACCCATCTCAGGGGCACCTTCACCTGCGCCCGTTCCGCCGCCGTCCGCATGCGCGCGCAGGGCGAGGGCGGCACCCTCGTCCTCGTCGGCTCCCCGGCCGGGCAGCGCGGCAACTTCGGCCAGACCAACTACGCCGCCGCCAAGGCCGGGATCGCCGCCATGGCCCGTACCTGGTCCATGGAGCTGGCCCGCGCGGACATCACCGTCAACGCGATCGTCCCGGTCGCCGCCACCGCGATGACCGAGACCATCCCCGCCTTCGCCCCGTACATCGAAGCCCTGCACGACGGTGAACCGCTGCCGCCCTTCCTGCGCCAGGGGGAGGGCTTCGGCACCCCCGAGGACTGCGCGGCCCTCGTCCCCTTCCTGGCGTCCGAGGCCGCGCGCGGCATCACCGGCCAGTGCATCGGCATCGGCGGCGACAAGGTGGCGCTGTGGTCGCATCCGCAGGAGATCCGGGTCGCCTACGCCGACGGCGGCTGGACTCCCCAGACCCTGGCCGACGCCTTCCCGGCATCGGTCGGCGCGGAGCTCCAGACGGTCGGCATTCCGGCCCCGAAGCTCCCGGAGGCGTGA
- a CDS encoding MarR family winged helix-turn-helix transcriptional regulator produces the protein MRALHADTGYLLYRLGLRSGQLFNAFLQESGLRLRHYAVLRFLATCEGALQRELSARLGYDPSAIVGLVDDLEKQGFAERRPAPDDRRSRIVVLTEDGRAFLRDTDHAGLRVTDELLAPLSPAERETLHTLLLRAAGDRLD, from the coding sequence ATGCGGGCACTGCACGCGGACACGGGCTATCTGCTGTACCGCCTGGGCCTGCGCTCCGGTCAGTTGTTCAACGCGTTCCTGCAGGAGTCGGGGCTGCGGCTGCGGCACTACGCCGTGCTGCGCTTCCTCGCCACCTGCGAGGGCGCACTCCAGCGCGAGCTGAGCGCCCGGCTCGGCTACGACCCGAGCGCGATCGTCGGCCTGGTGGACGACCTGGAGAAACAGGGCTTCGCCGAGCGCCGCCCCGCCCCCGACGACCGCCGCAGCCGCATCGTCGTCCTCACCGAGGACGGCCGCGCGTTCCTCCGCGACACGGATCACGCGGGCCTGCGGGTGACCGACGAACTGCTCGCCCCGCTCTCCCCCGCCGAGCGGGAGACACTGCACACGCTTTTGTTGCGCGCCGCCGGCGACAGGCTCGACTGA
- a CDS encoding PaaX family transcriptional regulator C-terminal domain-containing protein — protein MTGPAPRPQSLLLSFLGDEVLGRGVCVYTGSVIEVFRHAGVGEQATRSTLTRMAGRGLLSRRRAGRRTYVGLTDRSEAILRDGERRIWRTGAVNRDWDGTWTLLGFSLPESWQRQRHDLRSQLTWAGFGALFNGLWIAPGEVDVSGIVAELGLAAHVKVFRAHADAGMDIAEMIDDTWDLHELAVRYRDFDTSWRPHASGRADLAAEDALALRLRLTAEWLQVIRGDPRLPVGHLPANWPAAGAEKTFRTVHALLKAPARDAAHRLIETIPAT, from the coding sequence GTGACCGGTCCCGCCCCACGCCCCCAGTCCCTCCTGCTCAGCTTTCTCGGCGACGAGGTGCTGGGCCGTGGGGTGTGCGTGTACACGGGGAGCGTCATCGAGGTGTTCCGGCACGCCGGAGTCGGAGAGCAGGCCACCCGGTCCACCCTCACCCGCATGGCCGGCCGTGGTCTGCTGAGCCGGCGGCGCGCGGGCCGGCGGACCTACGTCGGCCTCACCGACCGCTCGGAGGCGATCCTGCGCGACGGCGAGCGGCGCATCTGGAGGACGGGCGCGGTCAACCGGGACTGGGACGGGACCTGGACCCTGCTCGGCTTCTCGCTCCCGGAGTCGTGGCAACGCCAACGGCACGATCTGCGCTCCCAGCTGACCTGGGCGGGTTTCGGCGCCCTGTTCAACGGGCTGTGGATCGCGCCGGGCGAGGTCGACGTCTCCGGGATCGTCGCCGAACTGGGCCTGGCCGCACACGTGAAGGTCTTCCGTGCCCACGCGGACGCCGGCATGGACATCGCCGAGATGATCGACGACACCTGGGACCTCCACGAACTGGCGGTCCGCTACCGGGACTTCGACACCTCGTGGCGGCCGCACGCCTCGGGCCGCGCGGACCTCGCCGCCGAGGACGCCCTCGCGCTACGCCTCCGACTCACGGCCGAATGGCTCCAGGTCATTCGCGGCGACCCCCGGCTGCCGGTAGGGCACCTGCCGGCGAACTGGCCCGCCGCCGGGGCGGAGAAGACGTTCCGCACGGTCCACGCCTTGCTGAAAGCACCCGCCCGGGACGCGGCGCACCGGCTGATCGAGACGATTCCGGCGACGTAA
- a CDS encoding alpha/beta hydrolase, translated as MPAGIRPRTPRTHLRIALAALATLTSAALATSPAPPARADTAADTHLTGALSDGATWIADVPAHWNGTLLLFSHGFGPTVAQNAPSPAVRGELLAEGYAMAGSSYDPHGSMWALNSAEHDQFGTLGAVTAKIGTPRRTLAVGQSMGGLVNAQIARDGAGRVDGALGLCGLVAGGTDLDNYQLDAEYTIARLLLPGQDVGLVRFGSADDAAATAKKLTGAVTAAQATPQGRARIALAAAFLNLPAWAPGRNRPAPADWAGQEEQQYMWFAQGILSFVEGGRYAVEQAAGGNNSWNRGVNYARLLAGSVHAPQVRALYRTAGLDLDADLASLTRGASITADPAAVRSAQRTSSAGQGLGVPLLDVHTIADNLVPVEQERQFGDRVRGAGDGALLRQAYVARQGHCTFTTAETVAALHALEHRVTTGHWDAAATPAALQKSATALGLDGAAYVPYRPAQLTVGRDRPKYPAHH; from the coding sequence ATGCCTGCCGGCATCCGCCCCCGAACTCCCCGCACCCACCTCCGCATCGCCCTGGCCGCCCTGGCCACGCTGACGTCGGCGGCCCTCGCCACGTCCCCCGCACCGCCCGCCCGGGCGGACACGGCCGCCGACACCCATCTCACCGGCGCATTGTCCGACGGTGCCACCTGGATCGCGGACGTCCCCGCCCACTGGAACGGCACCCTGCTGCTGTTCAGCCACGGTTTCGGCCCCACCGTCGCCCAGAACGCCCCCTCCCCCGCCGTACGCGGCGAGTTGCTCGCCGAGGGGTATGCGATGGCCGGGTCGTCGTACGACCCCCATGGCTCGATGTGGGCTCTGAACAGTGCGGAACACGACCAGTTCGGCACGCTCGGCGCCGTCACCGCGAAGATCGGCACCCCACGGCGCACCCTGGCGGTCGGGCAGTCGATGGGCGGGCTGGTCAACGCGCAGATCGCCCGCGACGGTGCCGGCCGCGTCGACGGCGCGCTCGGCCTGTGCGGGCTGGTCGCGGGCGGCACCGACCTGGACAACTACCAGCTCGACGCGGAGTACACCATCGCCCGACTGCTGCTGCCGGGCCAGGATGTCGGCCTGGTCCGTTTCGGTTCCGCCGACGACGCGGCCGCCACCGCCAAGAAGCTCACCGGCGCGGTCACCGCCGCCCAGGCCACCCCGCAGGGCCGCGCCCGGATCGCGCTGGCCGCGGCCTTCCTCAACCTGCCCGCCTGGGCGCCCGGAAGGAACCGGCCCGCTCCGGCCGACTGGGCGGGGCAGGAGGAGCAGCAGTATATGTGGTTCGCGCAGGGCATCCTGTCGTTCGTCGAGGGCGGCCGGTACGCCGTGGAGCAAGCCGCCGGCGGCAACAACTCCTGGAACCGGGGCGTCAACTACGCCCGATTGCTGGCCGGTTCCGTCCACGCCCCGCAGGTCCGGGCCTTGTACCGGACGGCCGGACTCGATCTGGACGCCGACCTCGCGTCCCTGACCCGGGGCGCCTCGATCACCGCCGATCCGGCCGCGGTCCGTAGCGCACAGCGCACCTCCTCCGCCGGTCAGGGACTCGGCGTACCTCTGCTGGACGTGCACACGATCGCCGACAACCTGGTCCCGGTCGAGCAGGAACGGCAGTTCGGCGACCGGGTGCGCGGGGCCGGAGACGGTGCGCTGCTGCGGCAGGCGTATGTCGCGCGGCAGGGCCACTGCACGTTCACCACGGCCGAGACCGTGGCCGCCCTGCACGCGCTCGAACACCGCGTCACCACCGGCCACTGGGACGCCGCCGCCACCCCGGCCGCGCTCCAGAAGTCCGCCACCGCACTCGGTCTGGACGGGGCGGCGTACGTCCCGTACCGCCCGGCGCAGCTCACGGTCGGCCGCGACCGCCCCAAGTACCCCGCCCACCACTGA
- a CDS encoding MFS transporter, translated as MSDAPTAPRTSLSLGTLVAGCLAVCLAQIGLAIPATLNGLFQEHLHPVGSQLTWISDAFLLPVAVLELSFGVLGDLFGRKQLLVGGATLLCAGEAVAASASGIHQLWVGQALAGLGAAALFPTSLAMIAAGTHTGAQRARAIAVWASSLSAGGFLAPLLGGITGTYGSWRSAFVVVAVLAALSALVSLWLAANSRAPEGRSLDVGGQITIGVGLFALLYAVIQGPTDGWGSAPVVMAFVIAAVFLGLFVVAESRTGSPLLRLDLFRNRSFAIASVVAVVGMFSFLGTAYAASIRLGPIQHQSPMRTAFAFLLLNGITPVLTPLTSRLLHRLPARALLSAGLALIAAGDFLAAGLAVGDRNLTSLILPLGLVGTGFAFTVSSITATAVNTVPLPFAGMASAATNLLRDFGFTLGPAVIGAVALSQAASQVTSSLTASSSLNAESKAAAHEVLKEGGPLALNSVPTNSPPGAARAYALDALGHGYALGFVVCGSAALLSALLVVTALRGRTTREDASRSDDGTERTVVTAG; from the coding sequence ATGTCCGACGCACCCACTGCCCCGCGTACGTCTCTCTCCCTCGGCACGCTCGTCGCCGGCTGTCTGGCCGTCTGCCTCGCCCAGATCGGTCTCGCGATACCGGCCACTCTCAACGGCCTGTTCCAGGAACACCTCCATCCGGTCGGTTCCCAACTGACCTGGATCTCGGACGCGTTCCTGCTGCCCGTCGCCGTTCTCGAACTCTCCTTCGGCGTGCTCGGCGACCTCTTCGGCCGCAAGCAGCTCCTCGTCGGGGGCGCCACACTGCTGTGCGCGGGGGAGGCCGTCGCCGCGAGCGCCTCCGGCATCCATCAGCTGTGGGTGGGGCAGGCGCTGGCCGGCCTCGGCGCCGCCGCGCTCTTCCCCACCTCGCTCGCCATGATCGCCGCCGGCACACACACCGGCGCCCAGCGCGCCCGTGCCATCGCCGTATGGGCCTCCAGCCTGTCCGCGGGCGGCTTCCTCGCCCCGCTGCTCGGCGGGATCACCGGGACCTACGGTTCCTGGAGATCGGCGTTCGTGGTCGTCGCCGTGCTGGCTGCGCTCAGCGCCCTGGTGAGCCTGTGGCTGGCCGCCAACTCGCGTGCGCCGGAGGGGCGTTCCCTGGACGTGGGCGGACAGATCACCATCGGCGTCGGTCTGTTCGCCCTGTTGTATGCCGTCATCCAGGGGCCGACGGACGGCTGGGGGTCGGCTCCGGTGGTCATGGCGTTCGTGATCGCCGCGGTGTTCCTGGGCCTGTTCGTGGTCGCCGAGAGCCGGACCGGCTCCCCTCTCCTGCGCCTGGATCTGTTCCGCAACCGTTCCTTCGCGATCGCGTCCGTCGTCGCGGTCGTGGGCATGTTCAGCTTCCTGGGCACGGCCTACGCGGCGAGCATCCGGCTCGGCCCCATCCAGCACCAGAGCCCGATGCGCACCGCGTTCGCGTTCCTGCTGCTCAACGGCATCACGCCCGTCCTCACCCCGCTGACCTCCCGGCTGCTGCACCGGCTGCCCGCGCGGGCGCTGCTCAGCGCCGGTCTGGCGCTGATCGCCGCTGGGGACTTCCTGGCCGCCGGGCTCGCCGTCGGCGACCGGAACCTCACCTCGCTGATCCTGCCGCTCGGGCTGGTCGGGACCGGCTTCGCCTTCACGGTGTCGTCGATCACCGCGACCGCCGTCAACACCGTGCCGCTCCCCTTCGCGGGCATGGCCAGCGCCGCCACCAACCTGCTGCGTGACTTCGGCTTTACTCTCGGCCCCGCGGTCATCGGCGCCGTCGCGCTGAGCCAGGCGGCTTCACAGGTGACCTCCTCGCTGACGGCCTCGTCGTCGTTGAACGCGGAGTCGAAGGCGGCTGCACACGAGGTGCTGAAGGAGGGCGGCCCCCTTGCCCTGAACTCCGTCCCCACCAACTCTCCGCCGGGCGCGGCCCGCGCCTACGCCCTCGACGCCCTCGGCCACGGCTATGCGCTCGGGTTCGTGGTCTGCGGCTCGGCCGCCCTCCTGTCAGCGCTGCTGGTGGTCACGGCACTGCGCGGGCGTACGACGCGGGAGGACGCGTCGCGGTCGGACGACGGTACGGAGCGGACCGTCGTCACCGCGGGATGA
- a CDS encoding TOPRIM nucleotidyl transferase/hydrolase domain-containing protein, whose protein sequence is MADMGAFRETVTAWATGGPGEPARELAARLSVRTAVLLEGPSDVAAVDALAARRGRNLAAEGVCVLPIGGAMSAGRFAHLLGPTGLGLSLTGLCDERECGYYARGLERAGAAEQGFFVCAADLEDELIRALGVARVEELVRAEGDLRALQTFLRQPAQQGRTAQQQLRRFLGTKRGRKIRYGRVLVEALDPDRVPAPLDGLLASL, encoded by the coding sequence ATGGCGGACATGGGGGCGTTCCGGGAGACGGTCACCGCGTGGGCGACCGGTGGTCCCGGCGAGCCCGCGCGCGAGCTGGCCGCGCGGCTGTCCGTCCGGACGGCCGTCCTGCTCGAAGGGCCGAGCGACGTCGCCGCGGTCGACGCGCTGGCCGCCCGCCGCGGGCGGAATCTGGCAGCCGAGGGAGTCTGCGTCCTGCCGATCGGCGGTGCGATGAGCGCCGGGCGGTTCGCGCACCTTCTCGGACCGACCGGCCTGGGACTCAGCCTCACAGGACTGTGCGACGAGCGGGAGTGCGGCTACTACGCCCGCGGCCTGGAGCGGGCCGGCGCGGCAGAGCAAGGGTTCTTCGTCTGTGCGGCGGATCTGGAGGACGAGCTGATCCGCGCGCTGGGCGTGGCACGGGTGGAGGAACTCGTCCGGGCAGAGGGCGACTTGCGCGCACTGCAGACATTCCTTCGCCAGCCCGCACAGCAGGGTCGTACCGCGCAGCAGCAGTTGCGGCGCTTCCTCGGCACGAAGAGAGGGCGCAAGATCCGCTACGGCCGTGTCCTCGTCGAAGCCCTCGACCCCGACCGCGTACCCGCCCCACTCGACGGCCTGCTCGCCAGCCTCTGA
- a CDS encoding winged helix-turn-helix transcriptional regulator, with amino-acid sequence MKRTSFADWPCSIARTLDLLGDHWTPLVVREAFYGIRRFDEFQQELGIARNTLTDRLRLLVEEGVLEKRLYESEPPRYDYVLTEKGRDLFTVLATLSRWGDRWLAGEEGVPVVFHHDACGHDTTAEVVCSVCRRPLAAQETSMRIGPGYPERLKRRPGVVRRFGAA; translated from the coding sequence ATGAAACGAACGTCGTTCGCCGACTGGCCCTGCTCCATCGCTCGCACTCTTGACCTGTTGGGTGACCACTGGACGCCCCTCGTCGTGCGGGAGGCGTTCTACGGGATTCGCCGCTTCGACGAGTTCCAGCAGGAGCTTGGCATCGCACGCAACACCCTGACCGACCGGCTGCGCCTCCTGGTGGAGGAGGGGGTGCTGGAGAAGCGGCTCTACGAGAGCGAGCCGCCGCGCTATGACTACGTTCTCACCGAGAAGGGACGTGACCTCTTCACCGTACTGGCCACGCTGTCCAGATGGGGTGACCGCTGGCTGGCAGGCGAGGAGGGCGTCCCGGTCGTGTTCCACCATGACGCGTGCGGCCACGACACCACCGCCGAAGTGGTGTGCTCCGTCTGCCGCAGGCCCCTGGCGGCCCAGGAGACGTCGATGCGGATAGGGCCCGGCTATCCCGAGCGACTCAAGCGCCGGCCGGGTGTCGTGCGCCGATTCGGAGCGGCTTGA
- a CDS encoding SRPBCC family protein yields MEWTGARYADKPTVEVRTWIDAPTERVWALVSDITLMPAMSEELESVEWLDGADGPAVGARFVGRSRHEAFGEWSTTSQVIECERERVLAWAVQDPADPSAIWRFRLHPENGGTELSEWMQMGPGRSGLSAAIDRMPEKEQKIVFVRLREFERSIASTLEHIKKQAEA; encoded by the coding sequence GTGGAGTGGACGGGCGCGCGCTACGCGGACAAACCCACGGTCGAGGTGCGGACCTGGATCGACGCCCCGACGGAGCGGGTGTGGGCACTGGTCAGCGACATCACCCTGATGCCTGCCATGAGTGAGGAACTCGAGTCCGTCGAATGGCTCGACGGTGCCGACGGTCCGGCCGTGGGCGCCAGGTTCGTCGGTCGCAGCAGGCACGAGGCGTTCGGTGAGTGGTCGACGACCTCGCAGGTGATCGAGTGCGAAAGGGAGCGGGTCCTCGCCTGGGCGGTGCAGGACCCCGCCGACCCCTCCGCGATCTGGCGCTTCCGTCTTCACCCCGAGAACGGGGGGACGGAGCTTTCGGAGTGGATGCAGATGGGCCCGGGCCGTTCCGGGCTGTCCGCCGCGATCGACCGGATGCCGGAGAAGGAGCAGAAGATCGTGTTCGTACGGCTGCGTGAGTTCGAGCGGAGCATCGCCTCGACGCTCGAGCACATCAAGAAGCAGGCGGAGGCGTGA
- a CDS encoding LLM class flavin-dependent oxidoreductase: MRTATTIEASGGENWAQQADFVVEAEKLGLDICWVAEAWGSDAPSALGYYAALTDRILLGSGVIQLGTRTPAAVAQTAITLSNLSGGRFLLGIGASGPQVMEGLHGVPFARPLRRMRETVDIVRQLVNGGKLAYSGAEFTIPLPGGEAVPMRLSMRPEHHIPLYLAALSPAMLRLTGEVADGWLGTSFVPEGADGAYFAHLDDGLARSGRTRADLDVCQGAEVAFAPDEEALGAMTARRKKELAFSLGGMGSASTNFYNNAYSRQGWAEVAGEVRERWQAGDRDGAAALVTDEMVLGTTLIGTEPMVRERLRVWRAAGVDTVRLYPAGDTMEARLATLARAIELVREVDDS, from the coding sequence ATGCGTACGGCCACCACGATCGAGGCCTCGGGCGGCGAGAACTGGGCTCAGCAGGCGGACTTCGTGGTCGAAGCGGAAAAGCTGGGCCTGGACATCTGCTGGGTGGCCGAGGCCTGGGGCTCCGACGCCCCCTCCGCGCTGGGCTACTACGCCGCCCTCACCGACCGCATCCTCCTGGGCTCCGGTGTCATACAGCTGGGCACCCGCACCCCGGCCGCCGTCGCGCAGACCGCCATCACGCTGTCCAACCTCTCCGGTGGGCGCTTCCTGCTCGGCATCGGCGCCTCCGGCCCGCAGGTGATGGAGGGACTGCACGGGGTGCCGTTCGCCCGGCCCCTGCGCCGTATGCGGGAGACCGTCGACATCGTGCGGCAGCTGGTCAACGGCGGCAAACTCGCCTACTCGGGCGCGGAGTTCACCATCCCCCTACCCGGCGGCGAAGCGGTCCCCATGCGGCTGTCGATGCGGCCCGAGCATCACATCCCCCTGTACCTGGCGGCACTGTCACCGGCCATGTTGCGTCTCACCGGGGAAGTCGCCGATGGCTGGCTGGGCACCAGCTTCGTCCCCGAAGGCGCGGACGGCGCCTACTTCGCCCACCTCGACGACGGTCTCGCCCGCAGTGGTCGTACACGCGCCGACCTGGACGTCTGCCAGGGCGCCGAGGTCGCCTTCGCGCCCGACGAGGAGGCACTCGGCGCGATGACCGCCCGGCGCAAGAAGGAACTGGCCTTCAGCCTGGGCGGCATGGGGTCGGCGTCCACCAACTTCTACAACAACGCCTACAGCAGACAGGGCTGGGCCGAGGTCGCCGGCGAGGTGCGCGAGCGGTGGCAGGCCGGTGACCGGGACGGAGCGGCGGCGCTGGTGACCGACGAGATGGTCCTGGGCACGACGCTGATCGGCACCGAACCCATGGTGCGGGAACGACTGCGGGTGTGGCGCGCCGCCGGCGTCGACACCGTACGTCTGTACCCGGCCGGCGACACCATGGAAGCCCGGCTCGCCACCTTGGCCAGGGCGATCGAGCTGGTGCGGGAGGTCGACGACTCCTGA
- a CDS encoding SDR family NAD(P)-dependent oxidoreductase, which translates to MAQVVVVTGAASGIGGAVARHFGRLGAQVVVADIDEAGGAAVAEEAGGLFVRTDTTREEDNLALIDAAVAAYGGLDFVHLNAGIGDGGGFGQDDYDAERQHRVLAVNLHGVMFGLHAALPVLAEHGGGSLVVTSSMAGVGMAPFDPVYAATKYGVIGLVRSLAPTWQEKGVRINAICPGFVRTPILPPEAIDYIVGEGFALAEPAEIATSVAAIAASEEAGRAYVLQAGRAPEPVAFPQLDLVRTDT; encoded by the coding sequence ATGGCGCAGGTGGTAGTGGTCACGGGTGCGGCGAGCGGAATCGGTGGGGCGGTGGCGCGGCACTTCGGCCGCCTCGGTGCGCAGGTGGTCGTGGCGGACATCGACGAGGCGGGCGGTGCCGCCGTCGCCGAGGAGGCGGGCGGGCTGTTCGTCCGTACCGACACCACGCGGGAAGAGGACAACCTGGCGCTGATCGACGCCGCCGTGGCGGCCTACGGCGGGCTGGACTTCGTCCACCTGAACGCCGGGATCGGCGACGGCGGCGGGTTCGGCCAGGACGACTACGACGCGGAGCGGCAGCACCGGGTACTGGCGGTGAACCTGCACGGCGTGATGTTCGGCCTGCACGCGGCCCTGCCCGTGCTGGCCGAACACGGCGGGGGCTCACTGGTCGTCACCTCCAGCATGGCCGGGGTAGGGATGGCGCCTTTCGACCCGGTGTACGCGGCCACCAAATACGGCGTGATCGGTCTGGTCCGCTCGCTGGCCCCGACGTGGCAGGAGAAGGGAGTGCGAATCAACGCGATCTGCCCGGGGTTCGTCCGTACGCCGATCCTGCCGCCGGAAGCGATCGACTACATCGTCGGCGAGGGCTTCGCCCTGGCGGAGCCCGCCGAGATCGCGACGTCGGTCGCTGCGATCGCGGCGAGCGAGGAGGCGGGCCGTGCGTACGTGCTCCAGGCGGGCCGCGCCCCCGAGCCGGTGGCCTTCCCTCAGCTCGACCTGGTTCGCACCGACACCTGA
- a CDS encoding VC0807 family protein yields MTGMRIANKHEGLSNGPLLQSLALNVAAPLAVFYGLRAAGVGLWWAVLASAVPPTAEALLTVARERRVGMLGVLVLSMVALGAVLSLVTGSPRFMFAKDGWMTGIVGLVFLATLRGQPIIYRVLSSVAKGDKRAELERNWQASPTFRHVMRLLTAVWGMGLLLDSVVRVVLAYTLPIDSVMLVTTLQYVALFVALEIFSRRYGRKPARTAVIHNEVAAAATAI; encoded by the coding sequence ATGACGGGGATGCGCATCGCGAACAAGCACGAGGGGTTGTCGAACGGACCGCTGCTGCAGAGCCTGGCGCTGAACGTCGCCGCGCCGCTGGCCGTGTTCTACGGCTTGCGGGCGGCCGGGGTCGGCCTGTGGTGGGCGGTGCTGGCGAGCGCCGTGCCGCCGACTGCGGAGGCGCTGCTGACAGTGGCGCGGGAGCGGCGCGTCGGGATGCTGGGCGTCCTGGTGCTCAGCATGGTCGCCCTGGGCGCGGTGCTGTCGCTGGTGACCGGGAGTCCACGGTTCATGTTCGCCAAGGACGGCTGGATGACCGGGATCGTCGGACTGGTGTTCCTGGCCACGCTGCGCGGGCAGCCGATCATCTACCGGGTCCTGTCGTCCGTGGCAAAGGGAGACAAGCGTGCGGAGCTGGAACGAAACTGGCAGGCGTCGCCCACCTTCCGCCATGTGATGCGGCTGCTGACCGCGGTCTGGGGCATGGGTCTGCTGCTGGACTCGGTCGTGCGGGTGGTGCTCGCCTACACGCTGCCCATCGACTCGGTGATGTTGGTGACCACGCTCCAGTACGTCGCGCTGTTCGTGGCCCTGGAGATCTTCAGCCGTCGCTACGGTCGCAAGCCGGCCCGGACAGCCGTCATCCACAACGAGGTCGCCGCGGCGGCGACAGCGATATGA